From the genome of Hymenobacter cellulosilyticus, one region includes:
- a CDS encoding helix-turn-helix domain-containing protein, translating to MSKPESLPEFYHHHFKELPASHSPEKGQVNVFRLEDVLAPSAEPVQYSRRDFYKITLIRGRNAYHYADKSLEIAGPTLLFFNPQVPYTWQPLSDDTTGFFCIFREEFFRGWGNPTLTELPLFQPSSTPSYPLSAAQDEAVSALYAKMLTELDSDYPLKYELLRNYTSELIHYALKLRPSEARYQHPDAKSRLTSVFLELLERQFPIESPSRRFALRSASDFARHLAVHVNHLNRCVRDTTGKTTTDHIAERVAGEARALLRHTDWNIAEVGYSLGFDEPANFNYFFKKHTGLVPSAFRRV from the coding sequence ATGTCCAAGCCCGAAAGCCTCCCCGAATTTTATCACCACCATTTTAAGGAGCTACCCGCGTCGCACTCCCCGGAGAAGGGACAGGTAAACGTGTTCCGGCTGGAAGATGTGCTGGCCCCCAGTGCGGAACCGGTACAGTACAGTCGCCGCGATTTTTACAAAATCACCCTTATCCGCGGCCGCAATGCCTACCACTATGCCGACAAAAGTCTGGAAATAGCCGGGCCGACACTGTTGTTTTTCAACCCCCAGGTACCCTATACCTGGCAGCCGCTTTCGGATGACACCACCGGCTTTTTCTGCATTTTCCGCGAAGAGTTCTTTCGCGGCTGGGGCAACCCGACGCTCACCGAATTGCCACTTTTTCAGCCCAGTAGTACTCCCAGCTATCCTCTCTCGGCAGCGCAGGACGAAGCCGTAAGTGCGCTGTATGCAAAGATGCTGACGGAGCTTGACTCCGACTATCCGCTCAAATATGAGCTACTGCGCAACTACACGTCGGAGTTGATTCATTACGCTCTCAAACTGCGGCCCTCCGAGGCGCGCTACCAGCACCCCGATGCCAAATCACGACTGACGTCCGTGTTTCTGGAGCTGTTGGAGCGGCAATTTCCCATCGAATCGCCTTCCCGCCGCTTTGCCCTGCGCTCAGCCAGCGACTTTGCCCGGCACCTGGCCGTGCACGTCAACCACCTCAATCGCTGCGTGCGCGATACGACCGGCAAAACGACCACCGACCACATCGCCGAGCGCGTGGCCGGCGAAGCCCGGGCCCTGCTGCGCCACACCGACTGGAATATTGCCGAAGTCGGCTACAGCCTGGGCTTCGACGAGCCGGCCAACTTCAACTACTTCTTCAAGAAGCACACTGGCCTCGTTCCCTCGGCTTTTCGGCGGGTTTGA
- a CDS encoding SusC/RagA family TonB-linked outer membrane protein, whose protein sequence is MLNSYLARASQLCATAIPVLLLSGPAVAQSQSVSGTVTDDKGTTLPGATVLVRGTSTGTSTDAQGAYTISVPSNAVLVVTYLGFVTREVPVEGKTQLNLTLTPDAKQLNEVVVTALGIKREQKALGYATQTIGGDALLEARPNNFSQALSGKVAGLNLISSGSGPVNSTRISLRGDNSLNPNGNNALIVLDGVPMNSGLTSSGVGSAYGAGAGNDVPVDFGNGIADINPDDIASITVLKGASATALYGSRAANGALIITTKTGSRQKKGLGVTVNSNYSVNTVLQWPEYQYEYGQGTGRSFNAAGEMYYSYGASADGASTGGTSSAFGPKFNGQQYYQYDPLTQAQSAERLPWVPYEDNIKGFFRTGSTLTNSVALEGGNETSSARASVTHSKNEWIMPNTGYERLTAALSVNHSLTPKLKLAGKVNFTNRTADNLPATGYNNQSLSYFMIFQNPNVPLDAYRTIWKYGLDQVDQVHPFSSFIDNPYLIAYEMTNSAVTRTTVGNISGTYDFTKDLSLLVRSGIAMTQEQREMRRPYSTANFQKGYFKQQDISNYEINTDFLLTYHKEFQDRFDLRASVGGNAMRRRNRSSEASVRDLVIPGVYKLANGANTALLGTTVYEKDINSNYALLTASYDDKIFIDLTGRNDWSSSLPVENLPFSYPSVSTSFILNELLPLPASISLAKLRLSAAKVGNDTDPYGNNKYYGRSDFPGAGSVATTLYNKNLKPEQTVSYEAGLEYLMFQGRIGADLTVYQNTTRNQILEVPIDPTTGYTRALLNAGAVRNRGVEVVLNTRPIDNNAFKWKNTLTWSRNRNKVLSLAGGLEDQQVIGAGGTATLLATVGGTTGDIYGYGFDYSPEGKIIYNKDGLPVQPANIKYIGRAYADWKGGFLNEFSYKNFRVSVLLDGQYGGIVYSQTHHKMSEQGKLKSTLPGREEGFIIGDGVVANGDGTYSPNTTKVIPAAYYAEFYRRANIESNSFDASYLKLREARMEFSLPAGLLARTKALTGATIGLYGRDLAMWTKFPMFDPETAALNGGTILPGVEIGQLPSTRTMGVNLTLQF, encoded by the coding sequence ATGCTTAACAGCTACTTAGCTCGAGCCAGCCAGCTCTGTGCGACGGCTATTCCCGTGCTTTTGCTGAGCGGCCCGGCCGTGGCCCAATCGCAGTCGGTTTCGGGCACGGTAACCGATGACAAGGGCACTACCCTGCCGGGAGCTACCGTGTTGGTACGGGGTACCTCCACTGGCACTTCCACCGATGCCCAAGGGGCGTACACTATCAGTGTGCCTTCCAATGCGGTGCTGGTCGTGACGTACCTGGGCTTTGTAACCCGGGAAGTGCCGGTAGAAGGCAAAACCCAGTTGAATCTGACGCTGACGCCCGACGCCAAGCAGCTGAACGAAGTCGTCGTGACGGCCCTGGGCATCAAGCGGGAGCAGAAAGCCCTGGGCTACGCCACCCAAACGATTGGCGGCGACGCCTTGCTGGAAGCCCGGCCCAACAACTTCTCCCAGGCCCTGTCGGGAAAAGTAGCGGGGCTGAACTTGATTTCGTCGGGCTCTGGTCCGGTGAACTCCACGCGTATCTCCTTGCGGGGCGACAACTCACTGAATCCCAACGGAAACAACGCCCTGATTGTGCTCGACGGCGTGCCCATGAACAGCGGCCTGACCAGCTCAGGAGTGGGCAGCGCCTACGGTGCCGGGGCCGGCAACGACGTGCCCGTGGACTTTGGCAACGGTATTGCCGACATCAACCCCGACGATATTGCCAGCATTACTGTGCTCAAAGGGGCCAGCGCCACCGCCTTGTATGGCAGCCGCGCTGCCAACGGGGCCCTGATTATTACCACCAAAACCGGCTCCCGCCAGAAAAAAGGGCTGGGCGTGACGGTAAACAGCAACTACAGCGTCAACACCGTGTTGCAGTGGCCCGAGTATCAGTACGAGTACGGGCAGGGCACGGGCCGCTCCTTCAACGCGGCTGGGGAAATGTACTACTCCTATGGAGCCTCTGCCGACGGGGCCAGCACGGGCGGCACCAGCAGCGCCTTCGGGCCCAAATTCAACGGGCAGCAATACTATCAGTACGACCCTCTCACGCAGGCCCAGTCTGCCGAGCGGCTGCCCTGGGTGCCCTACGAAGACAACATCAAAGGCTTTTTCCGAACGGGCTCCACGCTGACCAACAGCGTCGCGCTGGAAGGCGGCAACGAAACCAGCTCGGCCCGGGCCTCGGTTACGCACTCCAAAAACGAGTGGATTATGCCCAACACGGGCTACGAGCGCCTCACGGCAGCTTTGAGCGTGAACCACAGCCTCACGCCCAAGCTCAAGCTGGCCGGCAAGGTGAACTTCACCAACCGCACCGCCGACAACCTACCCGCGACCGGCTACAACAACCAGTCGCTGTCGTACTTCATGATTTTTCAGAACCCCAACGTGCCGCTCGACGCGTACCGGACGATCTGGAAATACGGCCTCGACCAGGTGGACCAGGTCCACCCATTTAGCTCCTTTATCGACAACCCCTACCTGATTGCCTACGAAATGACCAACTCGGCCGTGACACGCACCACGGTCGGCAACATTTCGGGCACCTACGATTTCACCAAGGACTTAAGCCTGCTGGTGCGCTCGGGCATTGCCATGACCCAGGAGCAGCGTGAGATGCGCCGGCCCTACAGCACGGCCAACTTCCAGAAGGGCTACTTCAAGCAGCAGGACATCAGCAACTACGAAATCAACACGGACTTCCTGCTGACCTACCACAAGGAATTCCAGGACCGGTTCGACCTGCGCGCCTCGGTGGGCGGCAACGCCATGCGGCGGCGCAACCGCAGCTCCGAGGCCTCCGTGCGCGACTTGGTCATTCCGGGCGTCTACAAGCTGGCCAACGGAGCCAACACCGCCTTGCTGGGTACCACCGTGTACGAGAAGGACATCAACAGCAACTACGCCCTGCTCACGGCGTCCTACGACGACAAGATCTTCATCGACCTGACCGGGCGCAACGACTGGTCGAGCTCCCTGCCGGTGGAAAACCTGCCCTTCTCCTACCCTTCCGTCAGCACCAGCTTTATTCTCAACGAGCTGCTGCCCCTGCCGGCTTCTATTTCGCTGGCCAAGCTGCGGCTCTCGGCGGCCAAAGTGGGCAACGACACCGACCCCTACGGCAACAACAAGTACTATGGCCGCAGCGACTTTCCGGGCGCGGGCTCGGTGGCTACCACGCTCTACAACAAAAACCTGAAGCCCGAGCAAACCGTCAGCTACGAGGCCGGGCTGGAGTATCTGATGTTCCAGGGCCGCATTGGGGCCGACCTGACGGTGTACCAGAACACGACCCGCAACCAGATTCTGGAAGTGCCCATCGACCCCACCACCGGCTATACCAGGGCCCTGCTCAACGCGGGAGCCGTACGCAACCGGGGCGTGGAAGTGGTGCTCAACACGCGCCCCATCGACAACAACGCTTTTAAGTGGAAAAACACCCTTACCTGGTCCCGCAACCGCAATAAGGTGCTGAGCCTGGCCGGCGGCCTGGAAGACCAGCAGGTGATTGGCGCGGGCGGCACGGCCACGCTGCTGGCCACCGTGGGCGGCACCACCGGCGACATCTACGGCTACGGCTTCGACTACTCGCCCGAGGGTAAAATCATCTATAACAAGGACGGGCTGCCGGTGCAGCCGGCCAACATCAAGTACATCGGGCGGGCCTACGCCGATTGGAAAGGCGGCTTTTTAAACGAGTTTTCCTACAAGAACTTCCGGGTGAGCGTGCTCTTAGACGGGCAGTACGGCGGCATCGTCTACTCCCAGACCCACCACAAGATGAGCGAGCAGGGCAAGCTTAAATCGACGCTGCCGGGCCGGGAGGAAGGCTTCATCATCGGCGACGGGGTAGTGGCCAACGGGGACGGCACCTACTCGCCCAACACGACCAAGGTGATTCCGGCCGCTTATTACGCCGAGTTCTACCGCCGCGCCAACATCGAGAGCAATTCGTTTGACGCCTCATACCTGAAGCTGCGCGAAGCCCGCATGGAGTTCAGCCTGCCCGCCGGCCTGCTGGCCCGCACCAAGGCCCTGACCGGTGCCACCATCGGCCTGTACGGCCGCGACCTGGCCATGTGGACCAAGTTTCCCATGTTCGACCCCGAAACGGCGGCCCTCAACGGCGGCACCATCCTGCCTGGCGTCGAAATCGGCCAGCTGCCCTCCACCCGCACGATGGGCGTGAACCTTACCCTGCAATTCTAG
- a CDS encoding SDR family NAD(P)-dependent oxidoreductase — protein MDTQAHTPQVWFITGASKGFGLELVKQLLAQGHQVAATSRDATGLRAAVGSDSPNLLPLAVELTDEARVGEAIAATVQQYGRLDVVVNNAGYGQLGGLEEVTDAEARENFDVNVFGTLNVIRRAMPQLRKQQSGHIINFSSIAGIQGGFPGWGVYCATKFAVEGLSEALAAEVAPFGVKVTVVAPGYFRTNFLQSGSLKLAADKLPAYQVVRNNEAYHDHVRETNSQLGDPAKGAAALIQVATEPNPPMHLLLGADAYGLAEAKIKSLQADMATWQALSHATAADPAQA, from the coding sequence ATGGACACGCAAGCACACACTCCACAAGTCTGGTTTATCACTGGAGCCTCCAAAGGCTTCGGGCTCGAACTGGTAAAACAACTACTGGCGCAAGGCCACCAGGTAGCGGCCACTTCCCGCGACGCCACTGGGCTGCGCGCCGCCGTCGGTTCCGACTCCCCCAACTTGCTACCGCTGGCCGTGGAGCTGACCGACGAAGCCCGCGTGGGCGAAGCCATTGCGGCCACCGTACAGCAGTACGGCCGCCTGGACGTGGTCGTCAACAATGCCGGCTACGGTCAGCTGGGTGGCTTGGAAGAAGTAACTGACGCCGAGGCACGCGAAAACTTCGATGTCAACGTGTTTGGAACGCTCAACGTCATTCGCCGGGCCATGCCGCAGCTGCGAAAGCAGCAAAGCGGACACATTATCAACTTTTCCTCCATTGCCGGCATTCAGGGCGGTTTCCCCGGCTGGGGCGTGTACTGCGCCACCAAGTTTGCCGTCGAAGGCCTTTCCGAAGCCCTGGCCGCCGAGGTTGCCCCGTTCGGGGTGAAGGTGACGGTCGTGGCACCCGGCTATTTCCGCACCAACTTCCTGCAGTCTGGCTCCCTGAAGCTGGCCGCTGATAAACTACCCGCCTACCAAGTAGTGCGCAACAATGAGGCCTACCACGACCACGTGCGGGAAACCAACTCCCAGCTCGGAGACCCCGCGAAAGGCGCCGCGGCCCTGATTCAGGTTGCCACCGAGCCTAATCCACCTATGCACCTGCTGCTGGGCGCTGACGCTTACGGCCTGGCCGAAGCGAAAATCAAGAGCCTCCAGGCGGACATGGCGACCTGGCAAGCCCTGTCGCACGCCACCGCTGCCGATCCGGCCCAGGCGTAG
- a CDS encoding phosphatidylinositol-specific phospholipase C, which translates to MKSTVNLFALAASLLFTSCDQQETVSPAGAAATQSQDAVAAYTLANWMGSVDASLSLAQLSIPGTHDSGARFESIAGTAKCQTLTIGEQLNAGVRFLDVRCRHIDNSFTIHHGAVYQNLNFADVRAACLEFLRTNPTECIIMSIKEEHTPSNNSRTFEQTLNAFLQENPDTWYVGESVPTLGQVRGKIVLLRRYAATTPKGIDATNWADNTSFDITTPAAQLKVQDQYKVSDNNAKWTAMSTLLTETKASTTNRLYLNYASGYKPGLFGIPSITTVSNNINPRLTTFFTAQGKGRFGIIPMDFAESSRNSLIVKTNF; encoded by the coding sequence ATGAAATCAACGGTTAATCTTTTCGCTCTGGCGGCCAGCTTACTATTCACTTCCTGCGACCAGCAAGAAACGGTAAGCCCCGCCGGTGCTGCCGCAACTCAGTCGCAGGATGCCGTGGCCGCCTACACGCTAGCTAACTGGATGGGCTCGGTGGATGCTTCCCTGTCGCTGGCTCAACTCAGCATTCCCGGCACCCACGACTCCGGCGCCCGCTTCGAGTCCATTGCCGGTACGGCCAAGTGCCAGACACTGACCATCGGCGAGCAACTCAATGCCGGGGTGCGCTTCCTGGACGTGCGCTGCCGCCACATTGATAACTCCTTTACCATTCACCACGGGGCCGTGTACCAGAACCTGAACTTCGCGGACGTGCGGGCGGCCTGTCTGGAGTTTTTGCGCACGAATCCGACGGAGTGCATCATCATGTCCATCAAGGAAGAGCACACGCCCAGCAACAACTCCCGCACCTTTGAGCAGACACTCAATGCCTTCCTGCAGGAAAACCCCGATACGTGGTACGTGGGCGAATCGGTGCCGACGCTAGGGCAGGTGCGTGGCAAGATCGTGCTGCTGCGCCGCTACGCCGCCACAACTCCCAAGGGCATCGACGCCACCAACTGGGCCGATAACACTTCGTTTGACATCACTACGCCCGCCGCTCAGCTCAAAGTGCAGGACCAGTATAAAGTGTCGGATAACAACGCAAAGTGGACGGCCATGAGCACGCTGCTCACCGAAACCAAGGCCAGCACGACCAACCGCCTGTACCTCAACTACGCCAGCGGCTACAAGCCCGGCTTGTTTGGTATTCCCAGCATCACGACGGTTTCCAACAATATCAATCCGCGCCTGACGACCTTCTTCACGGCCCAAGGCAAAGGCCGCTTCGGCATCATCCCGATGGATTTTGCCGAGTCGTCCCGCAACAGCCTGATTGTGAAAACAAACTTCTGA
- a CDS encoding SusD/RagB family nutrient-binding outer membrane lipoprotein encodes MPTRFKYPLIVQTNNGNNYRAAVQAMGADDVNTKVWWEK; translated from the coding sequence ATGCCCACTCGCTTTAAGTACCCCTTAATCGTGCAAACCAACAACGGCAACAACTACCGCGCTGCCGTGCAGGCCATGGGCGCCGATGACGTGAACACCAAGGTGTGGTGGGAAAAATAA
- a CDS encoding calcineurin-like phosphoesterase C-terminal domain-containing protein: MSQQRRTFLKSVGLAGLGLTLDVNLGLARPKAATLSGASEQTAVVTLSGKVQAGGQGVAGVAVTDGLSVVLTDAKGNYELDSNGTTEFVYISVPSGYAFEHEQGVANFYRRKEPVRGRFKADFELHKLAQDDTNHNFLVWADPQMISKADAAEFKATAVPDTQKLIASYGAKALFHGIGCGDLVWDHFELFEDYKQGVASTGIPFFQVIGNHDMDLTARTDEHSSDTFKKLFGPTYYSFNRGQIHYVVLDDVFFIGPPKKYIGYLTERQLAWLEQDLAQVKAGSTVVVSLHIPPYTRQHLRNKEKDEPMGGVVANRQELYRLLKPYKAHIMSGHTHFNEVLQTADNVTEHVHGTVCGAWWTGPICTDGTPGGYGVYEVHGAELKWYYKSIGQERSHQFRIYPKGSLPERPEALVVNVWNWDPQWKVEWFEDGVRKGSMSQHTGLDPLSVRLHAGSALPAKHKWVDPTLTDHLFVANVSAQAKQIRVEVTDRFGQVYTDTLTA; encoded by the coding sequence ATGTCTCAGCAAAGAAGAACGTTCCTTAAATCCGTTGGCCTGGCCGGTCTGGGCCTGACGCTCGACGTAAACCTGGGACTGGCCCGGCCGAAAGCGGCAACGCTCTCGGGAGCCAGCGAGCAAACGGCCGTGGTCACGCTCAGCGGCAAAGTGCAGGCGGGCGGGCAGGGCGTGGCCGGCGTGGCCGTTACCGATGGCCTCAGCGTTGTGCTGACCGATGCCAAGGGCAACTACGAGCTGGACAGCAACGGGACCACCGAATTTGTGTACATCTCGGTGCCTAGCGGCTATGCCTTTGAGCACGAGCAGGGCGTGGCAAACTTCTACCGCCGAAAAGAGCCGGTACGGGGCCGCTTTAAAGCCGATTTCGAGCTGCACAAGCTCGCCCAGGACGACACGAACCACAACTTTCTGGTCTGGGCCGATCCGCAGATGATATCCAAGGCCGACGCCGCCGAATTCAAGGCCACGGCCGTGCCGGACACGCAAAAGCTCATTGCTAGCTACGGGGCCAAGGCGCTGTTTCACGGCATCGGTTGCGGTGACCTGGTCTGGGACCATTTTGAGTTGTTCGAAGACTACAAGCAGGGCGTGGCCAGCACCGGTATTCCGTTCTTCCAGGTTATCGGCAACCACGACATGGACCTGACGGCCCGCACCGACGAGCATTCGTCGGACACGTTCAAGAAGCTGTTCGGGCCCACGTACTACTCCTTCAACCGGGGACAAATTCACTACGTGGTGCTCGATGACGTGTTCTTCATCGGCCCGCCGAAGAAATACATCGGCTACCTGACCGAGCGGCAGCTGGCGTGGCTGGAGCAGGATCTGGCCCAGGTGAAAGCGGGTAGCACCGTGGTGGTGAGCCTGCACATTCCGCCCTACACCCGGCAGCACCTGCGCAACAAGGAAAAGGACGAGCCCATGGGCGGCGTGGTAGCCAACCGCCAAGAGCTCTACCGCCTGCTCAAGCCTTATAAGGCGCATATTATGTCGGGTCATACCCACTTCAACGAGGTGCTGCAAACGGCCGACAATGTGACCGAGCACGTGCACGGCACCGTGTGCGGGGCGTGGTGGACCGGCCCCATCTGCACCGACGGTACCCCCGGCGGCTACGGGGTGTATGAGGTGCACGGCGCCGAGCTGAAATGGTATTACAAGTCCATTGGGCAGGAGCGCAGTCACCAGTTTCGGATCTACCCCAAAGGCAGCTTGCCCGAGCGCCCGGAAGCCCTGGTGGTCAACGTCTGGAACTGGGACCCGCAGTGGAAAGTGGAGTGGTTCGAAGACGGCGTGCGCAAAGGCAGCATGAGCCAGCATACTGGCCTCGACCCGCTCTCGGTGCGGCTGCATGCCGGCTCGGCCCTGCCGGCCAAGCATAAGTGGGTCGACCCGACCCTGACCGACCACCTGTTTGTGGCCAATGTCTCGGCCCAGGCCAAGCAGATCCGGGTGGAAGTCACCGACCGGTTTGGGCAGGTCTATACCGATACGCTGACAGCTTAA
- a CDS encoding glycerophosphodiester phosphodiesterase family protein, which yields MTLRCVLFLLGLLTTLPALAQTPSFDRQGHRGCRGLMPENTIPAMRKALDLGVTTLEMDVLVSQDKQVLLSHDPYMNAAFVLTPQGQPLRKDEEQQHRLYGLPYAEIRRYDVGSLGNPKFPRQQKLRTYKPLLAEVIDSVEAYARSRHLPLPRYNIETKSTPAGDDVLHPAPAEFVQLLLSILVQKGIQQRVIIQSFDPRTLELVHRRYPSIATAMLVDNKLGWEKNLQRLSFRPTIYSPAYALVTAELVAACHQQHVQVIPWTVNSATAIEQLIRLQVDGIITDYPDLFTGF from the coding sequence ATGACGCTGAGGTGTGTGCTTTTCCTGCTGGGGCTACTTACTACGCTTCCGGCCCTGGCTCAAACCCCGTCCTTTGACCGGCAGGGGCACCGGGGCTGCCGGGGGCTGATGCCCGAAAACACCATTCCGGCCATGCGCAAGGCCTTGGATCTGGGGGTAACGACGCTGGAAATGGACGTGCTGGTAAGTCAGGACAAGCAGGTGCTGCTCTCGCACGACCCATATATGAATGCCGCCTTTGTGCTGACTCCCCAGGGGCAGCCCTTGCGGAAAGACGAGGAGCAGCAGCACCGTCTGTATGGGCTGCCCTACGCCGAAATCCGGCGCTACGACGTCGGTAGCTTGGGTAATCCAAAGTTTCCCCGGCAGCAAAAGCTGCGCACGTATAAGCCCTTGCTGGCTGAAGTCATTGATTCGGTGGAAGCCTACGCGCGGAGCAGGCACTTGCCCCTGCCCCGCTATAATATCGAAACCAAATCGACGCCGGCGGGCGACGACGTGCTACACCCCGCGCCGGCTGAGTTCGTGCAGCTGCTTCTGTCCATCCTGGTGCAGAAAGGCATTCAGCAGCGGGTTATCATTCAGTCCTTCGACCCGCGCACGCTCGAGCTAGTGCACCGTCGCTACCCGTCTATAGCGACGGCCATGTTAGTGGACAACAAACTAGGCTGGGAAAAGAACTTGCAGCGCCTGAGCTTCCGCCCGACCATTTACAGCCCCGCTTACGCGTTGGTGACGGCCGAGCTGGTAGCTGCCTGCCACCAGCAACACGTACAAGTTATTCCCTGGACGGTTAACTCAGCTACAGCCATCGAGCAGCTGATTCGGCTGCAGGTAGATGGTATTATTACGGACTATCCGGATTTGTTTACTGGCTTTTAA